A genomic stretch from Vicia villosa cultivar HV-30 ecotype Madison, WI unplaced genomic scaffold, Vvil1.0 ctg.003184F_1_1, whole genome shotgun sequence includes:
- the LOC131640531 gene encoding uncharacterized protein LOC131640531, producing MCFTLFDTGSMASDKDAPPANSQENSQERDAPDTNAPPDTEAKEVARGITIMKGIIRHRDQGLVYPLEWNSENQPIGPNSAKLTSYIGTLVRMHIPISVAKWNMKSDDLDNKKKAIWEELQRTFDIPDERKKYILSLAGKRYRGWKAFLTNNYLKDKDGNFLEEAPGRPLKYKIFIDEEDWVKFVNQRDEAFRKRSVTNSARASKPAYPYKKGRMGYARLEDKILEESKSEETSLPVHVLWREARVGKNQAVDPEVQRVYTECETLSQSVSTGEDHDDRSVLSRALHSPEAFLLANYSYRHRVIA from the exons atgtgctttactttgtttgatacaggttcaatggcttcagataaAGATGCTCCACCtgcaaactcacaagaaaactcacaagaaagagatgctccggatacaaatgctccacctgatactgaagcaaaagaagttgcacgaggcatcacgattatgaagggaatcatacgacatagagaccaaggattagtataccctttggaatggaattctgaaaaccaaccaattggtcctaattctgcaaagttgacaagttacattggtacacttgttcgtatgcatattccaatctccgtagctaaatggaatatgAAGAGTGACGACTTGGATAATAAAAAAAaggcgatttgggaagagcttcag aggacctttgacataccagatgagcgtaaaaagtacatacttagtttggccggaaaaagatatagagggtggaaagcttttttgacaaataactatcttaaggataaagatggaaactttcttgaagaggcgccGGGAAGACCACTAAAGTataagatcttcattgatgaagaagattgggttaagtttgtaaatcaaagagatgaagcttttcggaaaaggagtgtcacaaatagcgcgagagcatcaaaacccgcatatccatacaaaaaagggcgtatgggatatgcacgcttggaggataaaatt ttggaggagtctaaaagtgaggaaacctcacttcctgtacatgtgttgtggagggaagctcgggtgggcaagaatcaagccgtcgatcccgaagttcagagagtgtatactgaatgt gagaccttgtcgcaatcggtgtccaccggtgaggatcatgatgataggagcgtacttagtagagccctACAttctcctga ggcatttcttcttgccaactattcTTATCGGCACCgtgttatcgcctag